Proteins from a genomic interval of Lycium ferocissimum isolate CSIRO_LF1 chromosome 2, AGI_CSIRO_Lferr_CH_V1, whole genome shotgun sequence:
- the LOC132047496 gene encoding pectinesterase-like, which translates to MAATVHSDLGGATKREAERVVRDGCATERGVRDGDGGERERCRRRRSKILNTLQKKEMTLGLLALLSTLFWGLESHSPPPPPSSEHFDAIVAIDGSGDFKTITEALQAAPNNSETRYYIKIKEGTYNESVFIDKHKTNITFIGEGVDRTIITGSKSNGTGFQTSDTATADVHGYGFIAQDITFQNTAGPSMHQAVAASISGDHVTFYRCKFDGYQDTLYTKEGVQFFRDCDVYGTIDFIFGNAKVIFQNCNIYAKRPEDNQNEVTITAQGRKHKNEDTAIVLQGCTINVMQDLREHKPKVRVFLGRSWKSHSRTIIMSSYLDEFIDPEGWIQWHGKKEDIYFAEYHNTGPGANTSLRVNWERNISENEASNFTVRNFLHGYEWIPSEIPNALDLV; encoded by the exons ATGGCGGCAACGGTACACTCAGATCTAGGCGGTGCAACGAAGAGAGAGGCGGAGAGAGTGGTGAGAGACGGCTGTGCAACGGAGAGAGGAGTGAGAGACGGCGATggaggggagagagagag GTGTCGAAGACGCAgaagcaaaatattaaatactTTGCAGAAAAAAGAGATGACACTTGGTTTATTAGCCTTATTATCAACATTATTTTGGGGTTTAGAGAGCCactctcctcctcctcctccttcttctgaACATTTCGATGCCATAGTTGCAATAGATGGAAGTGGAGATTTCAAGACCATAACAGAGGCATTACAAGCAGCTCCTAATAACAGTGAAACAAGATACTACATCAAGATTAAAGAGGGGACATATAATGAATCTGTTTTTATTGataaacataaaactaacaTTACATTCATTGGTGAAGGAGTGGACCGTACCATCATAACGGGATCTAAAAGCAATGGGACTGGCTTCCAAACAAGCGACACAGCTACAGCAG ATGTACATGGCTATGGATTCATAGCACAAGATATCACATTCCAAAACACTGCTGGACCATCTATGCACCAAGCAGTTGCAGCGAGTATTTCAGGTGACCACGTTACATTCTACAGATGCAAGTTCGATGGGTATCAAGATACACTTTACACAAAAGAAGGTGTCCAGTTTTTCAGAGATTGTGATGTCTATGGTACTATAGACTTCATATTTGGTAACGCGAAagtcatttttcaaaattgcAATATCTATGCTAAAAGACCTGAAGATAATCAGAATGAAGTAACAATAACTGCCCAAGGAAGAAAACACAAAAACGAAGATACTGCTATCGTCCTTCAAGGTTGCACCATAAACGTCATGCAAGATCTGCGCGAGCATAAACCAAAG GTACGAGTCTTTCTTGGAAGGTCTTGGAAAAGTCACTCTCGAACAATCATCATGTCAAGCTATCTAGATGAGTTTATCGATCCTGAAGGTTGGATTCAATGGcatggaaaaaaagaagatatatatTTTGCTGAGTATCATAACACAGGGCCAGGAGCAAACACAAGTCTCAGAGTGAACTGGGAAAGAAATATTTCAGAGAATGAAGCTTCTAATTTTACTGTTCGAAACTTTCTTCATGGATATGAATGGATACCCTCAGAAATACCAAATGCACTTGATTTAGTTTAA